Proteins co-encoded in one Amaranthus tricolor cultivar Red isolate AtriRed21 chromosome 7, ASM2621246v1, whole genome shotgun sequence genomic window:
- the LOC130818853 gene encoding probable choline kinase 2 isoform X1 yields MGAVNNSKTNKENPLPTEAKKILQSIASEWSDVADPNALQVIRLKGAMTNEVYQIKWPTKAGEMSRKVLVRIYGEGVDVFFNREDEIQTFECMSKHGQGPRLLGRFPNGRIEEFIRARTLSASDLRDQDISALIAAKLREFHYLDMPGPKTVKLWDRLRDWLNTAKRLCPPEEAESFCLTSLGEEISELERQLSSNQFVGFCHNDLQYGNIMIDEQKMFITIIDYEYSCYNHVAFDIANHFCEMAADYHSETPHLMDYNKYPGLEERQRFLRIYLSSSGEEPSDHEVEQLLEDVEKFTLASHLFWGLWGIISKHVNDIEFDYLEYGRQRFQQYWRTKPKLLDS; encoded by the exons ATGGGTGCTGTTAATAATTCCAAAACAAATAAGGAGAATCCATTGCCAACAGAGGCAAAGAAGATTCTTCAATCAATAGCGTCAGAATGGAGTGATGTAGCTGACCCGAATGCGTTACAAGTGATTAGACTGAAGGGTGCGATGACCAATGAAGTTTATCAAATCAAATGGCCAACCAAGGCTGGAGAAATGTCTCGGAAGGTCTTAGTAAGAATATATGGCGAGGGCGTGGATGTCTTCTTCAATAGGGAGGATGAGATTCAGACTTTTGAATGTATGTCAAAGCATGGCCAGGGGCCTCGTTTATTAGGGCGATTTCCAAATGGGCGAATTGAGGAGTTTATTCGAGCAAGG ACACTATCTGCTTCTGATTTGCGTGATCAAGATATATCTGCCCTAATTGCTGCCAAACTAAGGGAGTTTCATTATCTGGACATGCCTGGACCAAAAACTGTTAAACTTTGGGATCGATTACG CGATTGGCTGAATACAGCCAAAAGACTTTGTCCTCCTGAAGAAGCCGAGTCATTTTGTTTAACGTCTTTAGGAGAAGAAATTTCTGAATTGGAAAGACAGCTTTCAAGCAATCAATTTGTAGGATTTTGCCATAATGATTTGCAATATGGTAACATAATGATAGATGAACAAAAAATGTTCATTACTATAATT GACTATGAATATTCTTGTTACAATCATGTTGCTTTTGATATAGCCAATCATTTCTGTGAGATGGCTGCTGATTACCATTCAGAAACGCCTCATCTTATGGATTATAATAAATACCCTG GTCTGGAGGAACGCCAGAGGTTTTTGCGCATATATCTAAGTTCATCAG GAGAGGAGCCCAGTGATCATGAAGTGGAACAGCTACTTGAAGACGTTGAGAAGTTTACACTTGCAAGCCATTTGTTCTGGGGATTATGGGGCATAATATCG AAACATGTGAATGATATCGAGTTTGACTACTTAGAGTATGGACGGCAAAGGTTCCAGCAGTATTGGCGAACAAAACCTAAGCTGTTGGATTCGTAA
- the LOC130818853 gene encoding probable choline kinase 2 isoform X2, with translation MGAVNNSKTNKENPLPTEAKKILQSIASEWSDVADPNALQVIRLKGAMTNEVYQIKWPTKAGEMSRKVLVRIYGEGVDVFFNREDEIQTFECMSKHGQGPRLLGRFPNGRIEEFIRARTLSASDLRDQDISALIAAKLREFHYLDMPGPKTVKLWDRLRDWLNTAKRLCPPEEAESFCLTSLGEEISELERQLSSNQFVGFCHNDLQYGNIMIDEQKMFITIIDYEYSCYNHVAFDIANHFCEMAADYHSETPHLMDYNKYPGLEERQRFLRIYLSSSGEEPSDHEVEQLLEDVEKFTLASHLFWGLWGIISGRPPYSQGCKRIA, from the exons ATGGGTGCTGTTAATAATTCCAAAACAAATAAGGAGAATCCATTGCCAACAGAGGCAAAGAAGATTCTTCAATCAATAGCGTCAGAATGGAGTGATGTAGCTGACCCGAATGCGTTACAAGTGATTAGACTGAAGGGTGCGATGACCAATGAAGTTTATCAAATCAAATGGCCAACCAAGGCTGGAGAAATGTCTCGGAAGGTCTTAGTAAGAATATATGGCGAGGGCGTGGATGTCTTCTTCAATAGGGAGGATGAGATTCAGACTTTTGAATGTATGTCAAAGCATGGCCAGGGGCCTCGTTTATTAGGGCGATTTCCAAATGGGCGAATTGAGGAGTTTATTCGAGCAAGG ACACTATCTGCTTCTGATTTGCGTGATCAAGATATATCTGCCCTAATTGCTGCCAAACTAAGGGAGTTTCATTATCTGGACATGCCTGGACCAAAAACTGTTAAACTTTGGGATCGATTACG CGATTGGCTGAATACAGCCAAAAGACTTTGTCCTCCTGAAGAAGCCGAGTCATTTTGTTTAACGTCTTTAGGAGAAGAAATTTCTGAATTGGAAAGACAGCTTTCAAGCAATCAATTTGTAGGATTTTGCCATAATGATTTGCAATATGGTAACATAATGATAGATGAACAAAAAATGTTCATTACTATAATT GACTATGAATATTCTTGTTACAATCATGTTGCTTTTGATATAGCCAATCATTTCTGTGAGATGGCTGCTGATTACCATTCAGAAACGCCTCATCTTATGGATTATAATAAATACCCTG GTCTGGAGGAACGCCAGAGGTTTTTGCGCATATATCTAAGTTCATCAG GAGAGGAGCCCAGTGATCATGAAGTGGAACAGCTACTTGAAGACGTTGAGAAGTTTACACTTGCAAGCCATTTGTTCTGGGGATTATGGGGCATAATATCG GGGCGGCCTCCGTACTCTCAAGGGTGCAAAAGGATTGCATGA
- the LOC130818855 gene encoding protein MAINTENANCE OF PSII UNDER HIGH LIGHT 1, with product MACISWSVISVAGKSNSFSLNTHQFSRKFGRIYTSKFKIRASSDEADDCNVEECAPDKEVGKLSVEWLAEEKTQVVGTFPPRKKGWTGYIEKDTAGQTNIYSVEPTVYVAESAISSGTAGSSSDGADNTLGVAVFAGIIFVAGVSSILLQVGKNAPPQTPTTVYSGPSLAYYINKFTPTEIIEAPAPTQTETSSEATSESEISSVATGESESSSTTSQIESSSITSTETQDSTPDVQQVPVESVAVLEPSASNADSSS from the exons ATGGCCTGCATTTCATGGTCAGTAATCTCTGTGGCTGGTAAGAGTAACTCATTTTCATTGAACACCCATCAATTTAGCAGGAAATTTGGGAGAATTTATACTTCCAAATTCAAAATTCGAGCTTCTTCTGATGAAGCTGATGATTGCAATGTTGAAGAATGTGCCCCTGATAAAGAG GTAGGAAAGCTGAGTGTGGAATGGTTAGCGGAAGAAAAAACCCAGGTTGTGGGAACATTTCCACCTCGGAAAAAAGGCTGGACGGGTTATATAGAGAAAGACACTGCTGGTCAGACAAATATATATTCCGTAGAG CCAACAGTGTATGTGGCGGAAAGCGCGATCAGCTCGGGAACTGCAGGTTCATCTTCTGATGGTGCAGATAACACATTAGGTGTTGCAGTATTTGCTGGTATAATATTTGTTGCAGGTGTTTCGTCAATCTTGCTTCAGGTAGGTAAAAATGCACCTCCACAAACGCCAACAACCGTGTATTCCGGACCTTCACTCGCATACTATATAAACAAGTTTACACCCACTGAAATCATAGAAGCTCCTGCACCTACCCAAACTGAAACTTCTTCAGAAGCCACTAGCGAATCTGAAATTTCTTCAGTAGCCACTGGCGAAAGTGAAAGTTCCTCGACCACTTCCCAAATTGAAAGTTCCTCAATTACAAGTACAGAGACTCAAGATTCAACCCCTGATGTTCAGCAAGTACCAGTTGAATCTGTAGCTGTGCTAGAGCCTTCTGCTTCTAATGCAGACAGTTCCTCTTAG